The Arachis ipaensis cultivar K30076 chromosome B03, Araip1.1, whole genome shotgun sequence region TATAAAGAAGACATTTATTCCTTATTTCCTGTTAAATACTTCCATCACCTGAAACTTTTACCTAGCAATAAATACTTTGTAGGTATACCAACATAAATTGGGATTGTGATGCCACAATGAACATctgattttaatttcaattttcagttAGTGAATCAACGATTACAAGAGAAATGATCACAACTTAGGTTAAATCGAATTCAATATTAGAGTACCTGCAAGTCATGTGATAGCAGCCTTCAGCAAGTTCAATCATATGGTTACATTTCACGCACTGGCGCCATAGACTCCTGGATGCCAGAAACCTGATTGTTCAAAATCACCAATAAGATTTTTGGAGTACTCAAAAAGCTCAGTTTTTGACATCAAAGCAGAGCATCGTGGATAGGGACAATAAACTTTCTCAGTAACTGGAATTGAAGCTTCCAACTTTCGCAGTTGCATGGTCtcaattaatttatttgtcaAGAATTTCTTGCAGCTGTCAACTTGAAGCTCGGAATTGCATCCTTCATGAGGGCATTTTGGCACCATCCCATGAAGCAACTTCACCTCCACATGTTGTCTCATGCAAGAAAAGCAATACCGGTGTTGACAGCCATCAACCGAAAAAAAGTTATTGCCATCGGTATCCTCCAAACATATGACACAAGTTTCATTCAGATTCTTCATACCGTTAGAGTCCGCAGGCGCTGTCAATTGAGAAACGATTGCATCTCTTGCAAGCTTAAATGCATACTTGACATCATGTCTTGCTAGAAGCATTGGAGCACAGTAAGTAAATTTTCTCCGTAGCAGATTCACCTGATTGACTAGCACAGCAACCTTCCGCTGTTTCACAGGCCATCTTCCCCTAACCTGATCCGTAaaacactattaaaaatattccAACCGTTTTTCTTGACACCAAAAAAAGTTCCAACCAAAGACAATGTCTGCCATCATTTTCATCTGAACAACAAAATACTATAATTTAAGCTATTATCAGGATTCACCCTGGTTTGTTTATTGCTCCAAAAGTAACAAATTTCAAACAACAAATCCCCCAAGAAgcattttaaaatctcaattctGACACGAAACTGGAGTAAACACATCATCAAAAATAAGAGAATTCCTAAAAGGAAACTTAAACTACTCTAGAAGTTCGAATCCTAGTCATGTGCATAAAAAATGATCAAGAGAGTTCCAATTCATTTAAAAGGATAACATGTCAGGACATGCTACATCCCCGAGAATCGGGAGCAAACTCTCCGAACACCTAAAACCCAAAATGGTGGTTGGTAAACATATCCCACCCCAAAAATCTTCCCACCTGAAACCTCTAAAATCACATCTATCTTAAAATTCTTTGAATAATATttacaagaaattaacaagaacttCGACACTAATATACATTCCTCTCTCTTCTAAGTTCTAACGAGtgaagcctcctaaacccaacACTTGCCAATCCATTGCACTCACAAATCAAGAGAAACCTCAaagaaatcatcatcatcataatcttAATAAATTGGAACTTTCAATTCGTATCAACGACAAAACAACCAAAaccaagagaagaaaaataagaaaagggaAAGGTGCCTCACGAATTGGAAAATTGGATAGTAATCGCAGAAGAACCGAACACGCTTCAAGTCCAAAGCGAACGCAGCATTCAAGCCTTCGATCAAAGCCTTAAGATCAGCAGCAATCTTGCTCGTTCCACACCCAATGAGTGGCTTTCGCACCTCAAGAATCAAGTTATCTTCAGGATCACAAATCGCAACCCCAATCCCAGCCAACAGAACCTTCTCTCCGTTCTTCAACTTCTCGTCATTGCTCACCAAACCCTTAAAGTAAACCCTAAAAACCGCACCATCATCGTCTTCGTCCATTTCCAAATTGCCCTTCCGAGTATTATTCTTCTTCgtcgacgaagaagaagaagaagaaccctcCCCGAAGAAGAAGGGTTTCTGGAAGTTATCGCCCCACTCGACCCAATCATCTTCGGGGATTCTAAGAATTTCGATGGCGACTTTCTGATCGTGGACGCGACGGTTGAGATCGAGACTCGTTTTGCGGGCCTCAGCCTCGCTGAGGTGGCGGTCGCGAAGTTCTTGCTCAACCCTCGCGAGTTCTTGCGCCTGGAGTGTTGTGGCGTTCAAAACAGGGTCGTTTTTGTCATCGttggttggtggtggtggtggtggttgcggggaggaagaggaggagagggAAGCGAGGGAGGCGGCGAGAGCTTCCTCAAGCTGTAGTCGGTATGCGAATTCGAGATCGGAGTCGATGGCCTCAGCCGTGGCGAGCTCACGGCGTTGCTCCGATAAGAGGCGGTGGAGGTCGTCGTCGGAGTCCATGAGGTAGTTACTTGGtggtgagtgagtgagtgagtgtggGAGGGAGTGCTTCTTTTTTCTTGCACACGGATAAATAATTGGAGAATTAATGTAAATATgaaaaaattcttattatttttagtatttaaagttttgtaaaaaaaattaagttatgttttctatttttcatttttacttCTTTTTNNNNNNNNNNNNNNNNNNNNNNNNNNNNNNNNNNNNNNNNNNNNNNNNNNNNNNNNNGTTGTTTGGAtgggttttctttttttttttgtctcaaaTCACTTGGGCTATATGGGCCCTAATGATTATGTTGGGCCTCAATAAATTCGATCAAAAAGAGAGTAGACATCGCTCAACATGAAGGAGATACATAtattgacccaaaaaaaaaacttttctaCTTTTTGTAATGCCTTAAGGCTtaaattttggaattttttttaataaaagggTTAAAATACATTGACCAATTCTATATTGGTTAACCTATTTTACATTTAATTTTGTTGACTTTTTCTCTAAATATTATTTGTGTTTAGACACAAATGTTATATACAAACATCATTCATGTCCCTCTATCTAatagtttaaatttttaaaataaataattttatgatatattatcaaaataaatctattattaagttatttttgcaTTATACATAAGTCTGTGTTTTTTCACCAAATTTTATCTTCTAAATGCTTCTTCAAATTTTAGCATGATGGCTGTATAAAGTTTTAAAtggtctgtttttttttttaaataaaataaagaatagtTTCGTGAGATAAATTTACCtctaaaattaaattttggaACTAAGGTAGACAactttttataataaataattgtACATGTAATTCTTTTATGAAAGATTGAACTTTTCCAAGTCTactatacttttccttattttataggctgtgaaaaagggaaagaaaagtaaagagtgaacGAAGCAaggcatgaaaaataaaaaactactactaatgaaaaattttattaatttaatgtgaagttgatagttaagagTTTTTAGATAACaatttagtcaaattatttaatgattctcaactatcaacttcacataaaattaACTGCACTTGAGTTTCTACCAATAAAAATTGATACTTACAGTCAATATTTAATACATtgatatataaattaaaacaaattatattatttcttaatAAACTATAAAACTATANNNNNNNNNNNNNNNNNNNNNNNNNNNNNNNACCGCTTAATCTTTTGGAACAAATGTAGGATCGtatcttaattaaactcaatgtCAAACAAAGCCTTTTATATTTTTCCATGAATATTTGACTGACCCTGCCATTATTTTTGACAATGCATGCACATTAATTAATTCTAGATGATGAGCCATGTTGACCTGAATCATAAATAAAGCTGATAAATTAAACTAGTCATGCGTAATCCAATTcttctaaaatatttataaattgaaGAGAGTATAGAATTTTTTAGTATTGTAAAAAGCATCATcccattttttcttaaaaaacgaTTCATTCAAATCTTAAAATTGCAATATTCAAGTACTTGCCATTATCTATATTAATTTTTCGTAGTAGTGTCTAgtatattcaaattcaaaaatcaaaacacAATCTCATTGCCGCCACTATCGACGtgttatttaattttatcatgTAAATTAGTAATGTATTTTTTAcatcttttttttctcttaattcCCCCAAATAAGAGGCAGTGTCGGCATTTTAAGTCACCATGCTTGCGTTACTTACGGTTGGCCTTAGTTTTGTTTGAcatggaaagaagaagaagagagaattgGTCTTTTGTTGAATTATTTGGAAATTGCTATGATATTACGATCATGTTTGCTTATTATGACTTTCATTTTTgtttgatattattattattattattattattattattattattatgctccctctttttcatatgagcaggagcaaggacaagaacattcttgttgaagcagatcctgaacctaaaaggactctgaaaaggaaactaagaaaattattcaataatttgataaatttaattaaattat contains the following coding sequences:
- the LOC107629179 gene encoding LOW QUALITY PROTEIN: uncharacterized protein LOC107629179 (The sequence of the model RefSeq protein was modified relative to this genomic sequence to represent the inferred CDS: inserted 1 base in 1 codon) produces the protein MDSDDDLHRLLSEQRRELATAEAIDSDLEFAYRLQLEEALAASLASLSSSSSPQPPPPPPTNDDKNDPVLNATTLQAQELARVEQELRDRHLSEAEARKTSLDLNRRVHDQKVAIEILRIPEDDWVEWGDNFQKPFFFGEGSSSSSSSTKKNNTRKGNLEMDEDDDGAVFRVYFKGLVSNDEKLKNGEKVLLAGIGVAICDPEDNLILEVRKPLIGCGTSKIAADLKALIEGLNAAFALDLKRVRFFCDYYPIFQFVRGRWPVKQRKVAVLVNQVNLLRRKFTYCAPMLLARHDVKYAFKLARDAIVSQLTAPADSNGMKNLNETCVICLEDTDGNNFFSVDGCQHRYCFSCMRQHVEVKLLHGMVPKCPHEGCNSELQVDSCKKFLTNKLIETMQLRKLEASIPVTEKVYCPYPRCSALMSKTELFEYSKNLIGDFEQSXFLASRSLWRQCVKCNHMIELAEGCYHMTCRCGYEFCYNCGAEWKNKKATCSCPLWAEDNIWFEDHARDSDEEEEEEEEEDDEFFDSDYSDDEYY